The Effusibacillus pohliae DSM 22757 genome segment AGCTTCCTTCGGGAAGCTACGAGGGGGTCATCCATTTGCCGTTTCACAAGGGTGCTTGCAGCCTCCGGCACCCTCTCTCTGGGAGTCGTGCAAATGAACGGTGTCCTCGATCATCGCCATTTGTTGCATATCCGTTGTAATGACACATATGATAATGAGTTTATTTCGAATAGTCAAGAGGAAATTGCCCATTGTCACAAATCTCCAAAGTAGCCTGACAAAGCGCGCACCCCTTGCACATATGCAAACGCTCCGCAAATACCCGTTTCACCGTTTCCACCAGCGCTGTATCATCCGGCATCAGGCCTGGCAGGTGCAGCCGCAACTGAGCCGGGGCCATCGTAATCAAGGTGGAAATGACCATATCTGCTTGTTGCTGATCCTTATCGGTCTGATCTTCCGCTACCTCCTCCGGATGTGCATGTGTCATCGGACATCCGTCGTGATTCACCAGAAGCATCCGGTTTGGCTGCACAATCAGGTGAATCAGGGGAGAACGGGAGTGCTGTACGCGCAAAAAGTCCCGCAACAGATTGACGAATTCCTGATATTCCCGATCCATCAAATATTCATCAATCGCCCGTTCGATCGCATGCACCCGGTCGTATGCCAACTGGCGCAGGCGAAACCACACCATTCCTTCTATATTCAACACCGAGTGCTCACGCAAATAATCGCGAATTTCCAGTTCGATTTCCACCCTGCGAGGCAAGCGGGCACTCGGCCGCCGGTAGGCGGACAAATAGTGCACCGCTTGTTCGGTCAGATAATCGACTTCGTCCGCATCGTAGTATGTATATGCCTTCGCAATCTGTTGGCGGATGCAGGCGCGTTCCCATTCAAGCGACAAAAAATCGGCCAACGCCTTCGCAAGAGCAGCCTGTACCGTTTCGATCCGGTCCCGATTGTTCAGTTCCAATGTAAAATACCAGTGGTCGCCCAGCCGATATCTGCCGGCCGTGAACGAGACACCAGCGGCCCGCGTCTCCTGCAGTTCCCTTTCCAGATAACAGGCGAGCCGGTCAAACAGCTTGCCAGTACCGATCGCGTACCGGTACAACCCCCTCACCCTTTCATTCGCTGTCAACAAGCCCCAAAGTGTTATACAGTATATGTTCCGGCGGTACCACTTATACGAATTGCACTTTGGGTCACGACAAGCGGGCGGCTGTTGTCGCCGACAAATAATTGGAAGCGGTTCGGGAAAAATAGGGAAGGTGGTTGCAATGAATCCCGATTTTACATTTGCCATTAAAGGAGCCAGGACATGAAGTTTCTGTGGGAAGCGGTCATTTTGATGTGCGCGAGTATGGTGCTGCTCAGGATCGCCGGGAAAAAGTCGGTTTCCCAGATGACCACCATCGAGCGAATCACGCTTCTCGCGATCGGCACCACGATGGGACATGCGATTCATGAAAGCGAATTGTGGCAAACGGTGGTGGTGCTCGCCGTCTTTGTGGCGGTATTGATTTTCTTTCAATTCATCCAGTTTCGGTTTAATTTTCTCGAACGAATCCTGATTGGGAATGCCACACTGGTGATCCACAATGGTCGAGTGATCACCCAAAACCTGTCAAAACTGCGGATGACGCAAAACCAATTGGAAATGCGCCTGCGGCAAAAAGGGATTTCCTGCATCTCAGACGTGAAAACGGCGACGATCGAGGCCAACGGGGAGCTTGGGTATGAGCTGATGGAACACGCCAAACCGCTCACCCGGAGCGACCTCAACCAATTGCAAATGCAAGCCCTGCCAAACCAACAGGCATCCAACCCGAAAAATGAAAAAAACATATTTGAAGAGATTGTCCGGCAGCATTATCAAACGGCGAACGCGGAAAACAATGTTCCCCGCCTGGACTGATCCGGCTGTAGTTTGATCTACAGGCTGAGGTGCTCCTGGGGAGCACCCAACTATTTCTTACTGGTCGGACATTTTACTTCAATTCTTTATTGACCGGGGCTTTTGTCATAATCGTATTGTACATTGACAAGTTGTGTTTCCCCTTTCCGGTGGCGTTGCTTTAGCATATGTAAAAATCCGGTCCGGTGAAGCGGTGTTTGGCTACCGCTGATCCTCAATTCCATCGAGTAGGAGGGGGCGGCTAACCCCCGTCCTCTCACACCACCTAGCATGCGGGTCCGCACTAGGCGGTTCCAAAAGGTTGACGAAGTTCCAGATAACGTACAAGCAAACTTTTCAGCCCTTGTGCTTCCCAATAGGAAGTATCAAGGGCATTGTTTAGGTTGCGGGCCATTTCCCATGCCCCGCAACGGGAGTTGGCCATGATGTGAACCGCAAATTCCGGCACACCCAGTGCCCGTAGTTCCCGATAGCGTGTTCG includes the following:
- the ytxC gene encoding putative sporulation protein YtxC, translated to MYRYAIGTGKLFDRLACYLERELQETRAAGVSFTAGRYRLGDHWYFTLELNNRDRIETVQAALAKALADFLSLEWERACIRQQIAKAYTYYDADEVDYLTEQAVHYLSAYRRPSARLPRRVEIELEIRDYLREHSVLNIEGMVWFRLRQLAYDRVHAIERAIDEYLMDREYQEFVNLLRDFLRVQHSRSPLIHLIVQPNRMLLVNHDGCPMTHAHPEEVAEDQTDKDQQQADMVISTLITMAPAQLRLHLPGLMPDDTALVETVKRVFAERLHMCKGCALCQATLEICDNGQFPLDYSK
- a CDS encoding DUF421 domain-containing protein, which translates into the protein MKFLWEAVILMCASMVLLRIAGKKSVSQMTTIERITLLAIGTTMGHAIHESELWQTVVVLAVFVAVLIFFQFIQFRFNFLERILIGNATLVIHNGRVITQNLSKLRMTQNQLEMRLRQKGISCISDVKTATIEANGELGYELMEHAKPLTRSDLNQLQMQALPNQQASNPKNEKNIFEEIVRQHYQTANAENNVPRLD